The Vigna unguiculata cultivar IT97K-499-35 chromosome 11, ASM411807v1, whole genome shotgun sequence genomic sequence GCAACAATAGTGGTGCAAACCTGTCAGCAAACTCGTTTAACACTCTGCATAGGCTCACCAACAATGAGAATCTAGGCTCATCAAACATGGTTCAGGACATGCACAGAGTGCAGAGTTTGAACAATGGTTACCATAATGGAAATGGTCTTACAGCACTGTACCTTTCACAAGTGAATGGAAAAAAGGAGGGAGGAGACTACTTTGGTAAAGAGAGAGACCCTCTTGGGGCTTTCAAATAGCACTTCCCTCTGCCATACAGCAACAGTTAGGTaccagacaaaaaaaaaacaatatatatatacatgggttaaatatgtttactgtctctaaattttgacataaaattGAGATTTGTCTGTCTTAAACTTTGATATAGTTTGGTCCCGAAATGTTAATAATGAATAGATATAGTCTTTCTAACCTAATGTGCTAAACTTTTTGTCATGTCCAATGACTTTTTATgttaacatttgagttgtttacgcTGTTCGATACATACTAGCTTAAATGTCAGGCAAATATGTCGGTTGCTTGACACATACCAGCTTAAATGTCAGGCAAAGATGTCgtttaacatgtaaaaaaaaataataatatttggttaaaagaattatatctattcatttttaaagtttatgaccaaaatatattaaagtttgagACAGATGAATTTCAATTGAACATCTAAGTTTTGAGACAGGTTTAGTTGAAACTTTGGTCTTTAACCGAGATTAGTTTATGCATGATAATTTTAGCTTATGGAGAAACTGGTTTCAATCTTTTTCAGTCCCAGAAGTGGTTATAGAAAAGTTTTGTTTGTTGAATTCTTCTGATGTCTCATGTGAGGTTTGATATTTTGCAGGTGAAGAAGGGCTTAATCTCATCCAACTTATGATGCTGTGTTGAAGGCAAATCATTCTTGGCTCAGTTAAGTGGTGAGACCAGTGTCATGGTGTACTCTATTCCTTCTTTGGTCTCTCCCTTtgcttttgttttctctttgcATCTCCATTTGTTAATGGgatgacaaagaaaaagaaaaaaatcactttGGTTTCAGAACTCTTTTATGCTTCAAACTATGTGACAGTTGATTAAACTGTGAAGTGATTTAAGACATATATGCTGCACAAAACCTTAAAAACTTTATCTGTTTTGTCCTATATTTTCTTTGACATTGTTATGCTTAAAGTTTGCATGAGTCATTTTTTGGATCTTGTGGGCAAGTGCTGAATGGGAATCAGATTTGGCTATTTCGTTTTGCACCCCCTGGTTTTCTCCCTTCACCTCCATGGGGTGGGTAAAAGACAAAACTGTCCCCATTGATGTCACCCCCTTGTGGTTCCACTTCCTTGTTGCTGTAATTTATTTCAGGAGTTTGGATTATCCAATCAAGAACTCATTTATTgcataaaaaagaaatcaaataaagTAATCTAGAAATATTTGGATTCTAGCTTAACAATGTGTTATAAATTGTGTAATCTGAAAAATAACTCTAAATTACATTAGGAAGTCAActtttttagagaaaaaagtACTTTAATTTCGTGCAATTTCATCAGAAGTATATTTttgtacaatttgaaaattatttttttataaatagtcTGAATTATATAATATGAGATATAATATTGATTTCATGTAAAAgtcaatatattaaattatgtaatccAAAACTTAAGTTCAAAAAGAAAAGGTTTAAATTGAAGGGTGAAGTGGGGATTTTAATGTTAATAGTGGTGCATATAATAGAAGCATGGGTTCGAAAAGAAATTGTCATCaacttttaatagaaaaaagcatggtttgagaaataaaaataaagtgttaTTCGGTCAAAAATTGagtttaaattatattactttcGTCCCAAGTGTATCATTCATGATTTGTGTACATAgattaagaataataataaatgtataagtttttatgaagttgttttattgaaatattttcatcttttttaataaatatattatatttatttcactTAATTACTTATTTACGTAGTTTGTGAgaggaaaaattataaaaaatattgaatgtaATTTATGTGagcaaaaattgaaaaaaaaaatgtattacaaTGTAAATTGCGAACAtcaattattatctttttttctagaaaatttGTAATGCCTATTCCCTCTAACCCTGTATAACGGTGTTTAAGGCTTTTAACATgaattaagtatttaaattttgtttaggtTTAAAATGAGTTATGTGTTACTCTTGTtcttttctaaagaaaaatatatagtttttatgtaatctttaaaattttaaggtaatatgtttttttttaattatactactactttcatttttattatacatttgGATAGAGAAAACCGAAAGGATTATAAtagttaatttattaaatattaagaattaaatatttttctgtgAAAGAAAGAACCTTAAAATATTACTATACAGAAATAAAGAAAGTATACTTTGTTAGTTttcttgtttcaatttttatatgtatgtcattatatttttttcccatGTTATCATAACTTATTTTTCTCTATTaccattaattaaattaaattgtataattgaaaaagaatatggtatattgaaattcaagaaaaaacaaatatatatatatatatatatatatatatatatatatattttttttttttaaaactgacaATTAAAGAGGATCAAAGGAAATAGAAGTGTAACTTGGGATGCCTCAATTTCAAGGCAATTtaagtttaatataaaattacaaaagataaATTTCACTGGACAAAAGTTAAATTGGGATGGCTCAATTTCATGGTAATTTTTTAGGCATGAgccatttcaaaaaaaatatgaataattatgaaaacaattAGCTGTATCTTATTCAACTAAACtttttaccttttaattaattttgaaaacaaaaagacataattttatattaaaaaatcaattctaaccaattttatataactttcgttcttaattaattaattaatttattattattaataaaaaattattaaaaagaaaaaaaaaaacaaaaaaatattaaatttattaaaaagaaaaaaacgaagaaaaaaattattggaacCAAACTAAATCCATGTAAAAAAAGCTGATTCTTGATACTATAAAATACATTCCATTATTTGTAGCAAAATGTATACAAAGACTGAAGCAGAACAACAAAGTGAGGCTGCAACCATTATCACAGTTTTGCTTGTTCTTGCAATTGTTCCTGCCCAAAAAGAAACAATAACACTAATCAGTAGCATTCTCTTAAAGTGGAAGAAGAAATTAGGGTAATGTTTTGTAGTATAAGCACACAACAAAAGGTAAGCAACAAATGAAGAACTATTTGGTACttctttacaaaaaaattgaatttttatcaGTAAACCGAGATACTTGTCTGGTAGCATGAAATAGTAAGTGAAGATAATGttggttgaatggttgaaaggaaaaagggaacaattttttactttactttCCTGCATATTCTCATTCATctatatataactttttgtgTATTTCTTTACTAATTTTCTTCAACCAAACACTTCTAACTTTCACTTATTTCATTCACCATTTTTTCATTCCCTCTCTACCGAATAGACCCAGAAGAAAATGGTTGCTTAATAAACATTATGAGTAATGTGgaggaaagaaagagaagaagaaaggcAACAAACCTCAGTCACAAAGAAGGCATGGAAACCATATGGAACTCTATTGGGCAATTCCACAACCGCAACAGGATCTGCtgacattgtttttgcatcaatGACATGCACAAATGATTTTCTGCAGTTTTGTGATTTGAATTCTGTTAGTAAGCAATTGTAATGCAAATTACAGAAGCTTGATAGACAATTTTCATGAGCATGTCATATCTTAGTACTCTAGAAGGCACTTTCAATTTGTAAAACGTAAAGGTATACAATATCTTTCTGTAATTACTTCCTTCTTCCTATATATGTAAGGATAAGTGTTTCAGTGGCAGAAAGAGGAAAAATGGAAGGTTTGAATATCACAAGGATCACAAACCAAAAAGGTGTAAGAACTAGAAGTTATAATTAGTATATTAGTATGGACAAAAGGGTgcttaattgtaaaaataagttcacAAAAGTGACTCCTTCAATTGTGTAGAGAAAGGTTACCCTGCATTTTCATCATGTACAAACAAGACCAAgtatccatcatcttcttcagaCTCTGTTCCAGGGACACGAGGGATATAAACAGCTTCCGAGCCAAACTTTCCTGGTCCCAACTCATAGAGACCCTGAACATTTCCTCCAACTTCAAGCTTTTCTTTTCCATGATCTGATTCGGCATGCAAATCAAATTTGATAATTCCGGTAACTTTTGCAATGTTGTCTAATGTGGTTCCATAAACATATCGCTGCTTCCTAATGAAATGAAAGATTAAATGAAACCATGAGGATCAATATAACTGAAATGTCAAAGTTCATAGTGATGTCCAATATAATCTTATTTGGATTAAAATTATCAAGTTGACAGATGATTGAGATAGACTTGTTCACAAGTTAGTGAGTACTTTAACTTCCCTAAATTTTCTCAACATGGAGAGAATGAGCTTACCTGCCAGTGTAGCTTTCATTGACTCTGGGAAAATCTACAGCAGGAGCTGACAGTTTCTTTTGAGAAGCTTCACCAGTTTTCATGTTAAATCTCATTTCATACCTGGAAAGAGTTCAGTTATCATGAATAAAGAACAATTATGCAGTAAACTCCTTTTCTCTCCAAAATTTACATGTAAGAATGAATCCTTTACAGTTCATTTGAGAAATTTTCATGCTTTTCCTGGACAGCCCCACCGACGTTGTCCAACTTTGGATTCTGAAGGCGGCATGTGATCAGAACAACTTCATCTTCCTCCTCCCAAGCATTGGCtgcaaaaaaattgacatgAAATTTTACAATGAGCTTCATCTGTAGAAATAGAGAATTCAAAGCATAAACTGAACCTGGTATAGAATTCAAACATTTTAAGTATGTTACTATTGAATTAgtacaaaaatatatcactgCATAGTATTAACGTATCATTGTGGAATATCAAGGAACATATAATATAAAGGAGAAacgaaataaacaaacataccATTGTGGAATATGAAGCAGTTTGGTAGCTCAAACCATCTGATAAGCTTTTCATCCTTAGCATACCGAGGTAGCACACCAAAACGGGCTTTCCTGGTTGAATCAAATGAGAATATCAATGTATTATTCTTCACCATTTCCTGAAAAAGGGTTTCAATCCACAGTGTCAAATTCATTAACTGTCACCAATTGATGtacaaaatcaaaatgtatGTTTTTTCCAGAATATAAGAACAGATAAACCTGCAATACCTTTGGCCTAAAAATCAGAGGAAGATCCAAGAATATTGCATAATTCTCTGTGATGGCAAAGTCATGCATCATGATGGGATCTGATACTGTTATGGGTACAGGATCATGCATATAACCATCTTTTGAAATTACTCTGTATGTGATATACGGTGGTGTATGTGCATAGCCAAATGTAAACATCTCCCCTGCATAcagaatatatatttgttggaACAAATATTCCATTAAATCAGACAATTTAATCACTCATTTAAAGATGGCTTCACCGGTAAATGGGTCAACTTTTGGATGAGCAGTGAAGGAGTGACCcaatcttttatcataatctagcATTCCAAGTGTCTGCAAATCACCATCTTCAAAAACTTTAATAGCATCTgcaaaattcaaaatgaaacTACTTCAGTCCTGAAGACTAGAAGAGGTAAAAACAACTATAACTAGCAAGTCACTAATTGGACTGCAGTTACTTCCTCCATGAGAAAGGAAAGAACCCTGGCCGCTTAAGATCATACCTTGATGAATCTTTTCATTCCCTTTGTTCTATACAGTCCATGCATTTCAGATATCATCAACAAGTTTATATCATtcatcaaaagaaaaaagtagACACAAATAGTACTTACAGGGTTTATCTGCTTCTGAGAGAGCTAGAAGCTTCCCGTGGTGATATACGAGAGCAGTATTGGCTGGTAGAAATTGGAATATGAACACAAGTTAGTTTCAACAATTTCAGTGATACACAAGAGCTTAATATTCCCAGTCAAAAACCACCACGAGAATTCACCAAAAATGTGTATCGGTAATCAGCGAAACAAAGTACCAGGTAGTGCATTCTCAAATCATTTAGTAATGAAATGTGTACGAGTGTGTATGTGTATACGGATGCATTTATCAAAATTCATACGAGCATTGTACGATGCAATGTAAAAGAAGCCTAAACACAATGCCACGACAGTGGAATCTTGGAATGGGACACACAAAGTAGTATTTCAATTTGAAATTGAAGAATGTAAGAAATTGCTGGGACCTTAAAGTTGAAAAGAACCATAAAGCACAAATTACCTGTTCCACCTCCATAAGAAAGATCCAGCactttcaatttagttctcagCATATGTATGTTAACCATTAAAAGTCCAAATAGACCCTTGAGATCTCCAATCTGAAAGTGACACAAGAAGCTACGTTTGTCTAGGGGATCTAAAAGAAGTTATTTCTAAATTCTAAGATTACTaaaattttcactttcttttatATACCTTCATAAATTTGGCCCGTCCAAAGTATTCTTCTTGTTTAAGACGAGAAGTTTTCACAAAACGTGAAACATATGTAGCTTTTCCATCTTTGATGCGCAAACCATGAATCATTCTGCAATTCATTGATACATGAATCAAAAATTAGAGGAATAGACACCAGAACTATGAATTTTGTGCTGTATAAATTGGCTGCCCAAAACTTAAGAAAATCAGAAGTGAATGTGTAATTGGAACTGGTGTTTGATTCAGAAACAATTGAACTGAAATTTGTATATGAGGTGCTTTGTTATCTAGAATACTACATTTTTTAGGCTTAGTTAAGATTGTGGACCTTATACATTTACTCTATGTTCAGTTCAGTATCTATAGTTTCAATTTGTCCATTTACTCAATCATTTGTAAAAAAGGGattctgcaaaaaaaaaaaagtgttgagATTTTGATTGGAGTTTGATGCTAAACAATATCCCCAAGAATTCCAAATTCCAATAGATCCAGAAAATATGGCCAGTATATTCACACAACAActcatttaaaataaacttgAAAGAAATATATGATTGCATATAGGAACAGAAGCACACACCCATCTCCATCAAACCTGCAAAACCAGTGAGAAAAAGCACGGTATAAGCCTCAAATTCCACTTTAAAACAGCATTTTTTAATACAGActaatttttgaataataagACCAAACCTTTTTGCATAATAAGTAAATATGGGTAAAAGAAAATCATACTTGTAAGCTACATCAAAAAATGAATCTTTGCCAGGATTTGTGCAATAACCCATAAGATAGAGttcaaaaatatacaaataaataaaactttaccAGTGATATCCAGCAACAGGAGAAAACTTTGGATTAGGTCCAACTCTGACAAACTCCCCATTCAAGCAATCCTGAAAGACAGTTATAAACATTAGACAATGAGTGGCACGACCAGATATTTGTTGGATAATCTTTAATCTTGTtagataatctttaattttgttagattatattttagattatagagttgtttttatttagcaaagtgatagggtattttatatttggttaattagatttaagttagttgttattttagttagttagaatatataatatttagtttGATAATATGGGGTATTAGATAAGATTAGATTAGATaaagatttagtttggtttgttattatttggtttgtaaTTGGCTATATAATAGCGCATTCTCCATCAATGAAAAACACCACAATGAGTTACATTGCATATTCTTCTAGTTTGTGTGAGTTTTTTCCAACAATATTTGCTCTAGATTCTAAACCTTTGGAGAAAGAGTGTATTACATTAGAATACTTTGATTATATATCATTGAATAGCGTGgtaacatttttcaaaaaactAATCAGAAAGCCAAAGATATACCACACATTTTTCATGACCAGTAGCACAACAAGGTCTTGCATTTTAACAGAGGCATAAAGCAGCATTATACTTGTGAATTATAAAAAACCAAATAACTGCCAGAAAGACGGACATGGACTACTTCCACGGTGATAAAAGATTAGGAAAATCTAGATACTGTAATTCTTACAATAACGAGATCTGCATCAATAAAACAACCAACATTCAACTT encodes the following:
- the LOC114170594 gene encoding carotenoid 9,10(9',10')-cleavage dioxygenase 1, with amino-acid sequence MGDDGKKNGGEGELVKVEPKPSNGFTSKVIDLLEKLVVKFLYDSSLPHHYLTGNFAPVTETPPTKDLPVKGHLPDCLNGEFVRVGPNPKFSPVAGYHWFDGDGMIHGLRIKDGKATYVSRFVKTSRLKQEEYFGRAKFMKIGDLKGLFGLLMVNIHMLRTKLKVLDLSYGGGTANTALVYHHGKLLALSEADKPYAIKVFEDGDLQTLGMLDYDKRLGHSFTAHPKVDPFTGEMFTFGYAHTPPYITYRVISKDGYMHDPVPITVSDPIMMHDFAITENYAIFLDLPLIFRPKEMVKNNTLIFSFDSTRKARFGVLPRYAKDEKLIRWFELPNCFIFHNANAWEEEDEVVLITCRLQNPKLDNVGGAVQEKHENFSNELYEMRFNMKTGEASQKKLSAPAVDFPRVNESYTGRKQRYVYGTTLDNIAKVTGIIKFDLHAESDHGKEKLEVGGNVQGLYELGPGKFGSEAVYIPRVPGTESEEDDGYLVLFVHDENAGKSFVHVIDAKTMSADPVAVVELPNRVPYGFHAFFVTEEQLQEQAKL